In Paraburkholderia terrae, the DNA window TTCGACGAGCGCCACGGTCTCCAGCGGCGACACGGGCAGCATCGGACAGCACCATTCGACGCTGCGACCAAGCGCCGCAAGACGCTCGGCCATCACGCGCGCCTTGAACGAATTGGGTGACGAGCGGAAGCCGTGCAGATAGAGAATCACGCGACGCCCCGCGCCTGCGCCGTCGGACGCGCCGACAGCGCGTCGAGCAGTTTCTGGTGTACGCCGCCAAAGCCGCCGTTGCTCATCACGAGCACCTGATCGCCCGGCCGCGCGGCCGCGACGACGGATTTGACGAGCGTGTCGATGTCGTTGAAGGCTTGCGCCTTGTCGCCCATCGGCGCGAGCGCTTCGGCCAGGTTCCAGCCGAGCGCGTCCTTGCCCGTGTGCGCGCCGTAGCCGAATACGAGATCGGCGTCGACGAGGCTGGCGGGCAATTGCGCCTTCATCACGCCGAGCTTCATCGTGTTCGAGCGCGGTTCGAGCACGGCGAGAATGCGCGCGCGTTTGCCGTTTTCATCGCGGCCGATGCGCGTGCGCAAACCGGCGACCGTCGTCTGGATGGCTGTCGGGTGATGCGCGAAATCGTCGTAGACAGTCACGCCGTCGACGCTGCCGCGTACTTCCATCCGCCGCTTCACGTTGCGGAAGGTCGACAGCGACTTCGCGGCCTGCGCGGGCGGCACGCCGATGTGGCGCGCGGCGGCGATCGCGGCGATCGCGTTCATGCGGTTGTGCTCGCCCTGCACCTGCCAGTCGACGACGCCGACGCGCTCACCGTTGTGATAGACGGCAAACCGCTCGTCGATGGCGATGCCGTCTTCAGCGGGCAGCGCCTGCCAGCCGCCGTCGACGCCGAAGCGTTCCACTTCGCTCCAGCAGCCGCGCGTCAGCACGCGGTCCAGCGCAGCTTCGCGGCCGTTCGACACGACGCGGCCAATGCCCGGCACCGTGCGCACGAGGTGGTGAAATTGCGTTTCGATCGCGGCGAGATCAGCGAAGATGTCCGCGTGATCGAATTCGAGATTGTTCAGGACCGCGGTGCGCGGCCGGTAGTGGACGAACTTCGAGCGCTTGTCGAAGAACGCCGTGTCGTATTCATCGGCTTCGATCACGAAGAAGCTCGAATCTGTCAGCCGCGCCGAAACGCCGAAATTCAACGGCACGCCGCCGATCAGAAAGCCCGGGTTCATGCCCGCGTCTTCGAGCAGCCACGTCAGCATCGAGCTCGTCGTGGTCTTGCCGTGCGTGCCGGCTACGGCCAGCACCCATTTGCCATTCAGCACGTGCTCGCCGAGCCACTGCGGGCCGGACGTGTACGGCAGGCCGCGATTGAGGATTTCTTCCATCAGCGGATTGCCGCGCGTCACGACATTGCCGACCACAAAGAGGTCCGGCTTCAGGTCGAGCTGCTCGACACCCCAACCTTCGATCAGCTTGATCCCCTGCGCTTCCAGTTGCGTGCTCATCGGCGGATAGACGCCGGCGTCGCAGCCCGTCACCGTGTGACCGGCGTTGCGCGCGAGAACCGCGAGACCACCCATGAACGTGCCGCAGATGCCGAGGATGTGAATGTGCATAAAGCTGTCGCGCCGCAAGGCGTGTTTTGCGTGGAAAGATGACATGCGCCAGGGGCCGGAAAGCCCTCGCGCGAAGGACGACTATTGTAACCGACAGGCCCGCCTGATCTTGATCGGGCGTGCTTTTCCGGGCGACGCCGCGCGGCCGCCGGAAAGCCGCTCAAGGCCCGCCGACGCGACGGCGGCGTAAAAAGACCGTCAGGCTTTCTCTAGTATGATTGGCGAATGGTTCGCAAATCACATTTCGATCCGCAGCGCGTGCGCGAGGAAATCGCCATCGCGGCTGCGCGGATGATCGCCGAGGACGGGCTCGACTACTCGACTGCGAAGCGCAAGGCTGCGCGGCAGGTGGTCGGGGAAACGCGCGTCGCCGGCGAATGGCTGCCGGATAACGACCAGATCGAGGAAGAAATCCGCGAATATCAGTCGCTGTTCCAGGGCGACAGCCAGCCGGCCGTGTTGCGCCGGCTGCGCGAAGTCGCGCTGGACTGGATGCAGCGGCTCGCGCCGTTCAATCCGTATCTGACCGGCGCGGTGCTGGGCGGGACGGCGGGTGAGCATTCCGATGTTCATCTGCAAGCCTTCTGCGACGACCCGAAGGAAGTTGCCATTTATCTGTTGAACGCGAACATTCAGTACGACGTTTCCGAAACGCGGCACTTTGCGGGTCGC includes these proteins:
- the mpl gene encoding UDP-N-acetylmuramate:L-alanyl-gamma-D-glutamyl-meso-diaminopimelate ligase, which encodes MHIHILGICGTFMGGLAVLARNAGHTVTGCDAGVYPPMSTQLEAQGIKLIEGWGVEQLDLKPDLFVVGNVVTRGNPLMEEILNRGLPYTSGPQWLGEHVLNGKWVLAVAGTHGKTTTSSMLTWLLEDAGMNPGFLIGGVPLNFGVSARLTDSSFFVIEADEYDTAFFDKRSKFVHYRPRTAVLNNLEFDHADIFADLAAIETQFHHLVRTVPGIGRVVSNGREAALDRVLTRGCWSEVERFGVDGGWQALPAEDGIAIDERFAVYHNGERVGVVDWQVQGEHNRMNAIAAIAAARHIGVPPAQAAKSLSTFRNVKRRMEVRGSVDGVTVYDDFAHHPTAIQTTVAGLRTRIGRDENGKRARILAVLEPRSNTMKLGVMKAQLPASLVDADLVFGYGAHTGKDALGWNLAEALAPMGDKAQAFNDIDTLVKSVVAAARPGDQVLVMSNGGFGGVHQKLLDALSARPTAQARGVA